CAGACAGCACCCAGCAACCTGTCGATGGTTGTGATGATGCCCTCACTTTGGAAAAGACCGAGGAGGGCAACTGGCGCTTAGGGGTGCATATTGCAGATGTGTCTCACTATATCCAGGCTGGGTCACCGCTGGATATAGAAGCGCAAAGGCGGGGCATTTCAGTTTATTTGGGAGACGTGGTGCTACCGATGCTGCCCGATGCAGCGGCGCAGTTGTGCTGCCTAGTACCAGGACAAGATCGCCTTGCCATCTCCTTACTCTTTACCGTTAGTCCTGAAGGCCAAGTGGTTGAGTATGAGCTGCAACCCACTGTGCTCCAGGTGGACCATCAACTCAGTTATCAGCAAGTGCAGACAATTCTAGAGCGCCAGCAGCCGCAGTCTGAGTCGCTAGATAGCCAAACGGCGGCTTTTGTCGAGTCACTGCCTGATGGAGTCAGGGAGATGGTCGATCAATTGGCATTGCTCAGTCAGGCATTAAAAACCCAGCGTCGCCAGCGGGGTGCCTTTGAACTTAACTTGCCGCAAACCCGCTTCCACTACGACGACGAGGGAGCTTTAGGAGCAGTCATCGTCTCCTCCGACCTCTCGGCGCGAGCGATGGTAGTAGAGTTTATGCTGCTAGCGAACCAAGTCGTAGCGGCCCATTTGCAAGCTCTGGGTGTACCTGGAATTTATCGAGTGCATCCCACGCCCAATGTCGGTGAGGTGCAAGAACTCATGAAGCTCGTCAGCAACATGGGCATTAACTTGCGCTTGGAGCAGGAAGATACAATTCAACCGCAAGACTACCAAAACTTTACTCAGCAGTTTGCGGAGTCGCGAGCCGAAAAGGTGCTCACTTATCTGCTGCTGTCTACGCTCAAGCCTGCCGTTTATACCACGCATCCCCGACCGCATTTTGGTTTGGCGCTAGAGCAGGGATACACTCACTTCACTTCTCCCATGCGGCGCTACCCAGACTTGTTGGTGCATCGGGTGCTACAGAGTGTATTTGAGCAAGGCCGCGATCGCCGTTCTACCCGTGCTAAGGACAGCGTCAACCTCCGAGACGGTTCTTGCTACGGCAAAATTAACTGGAATGTGTTGCCCCCAGAATTGCACCAAGACCTGGAGAGCCATATTGCCACCATCGTCAACAACTTGAGCGAGCGGGAGAAAGTGGCACAAGAGGCGGAAGACGACTTAGAGGGTCTGAAAAAAGCTGGGTTCATGAAAGAACATACCGGCGAAATCTTCCAAGGCTTAATTACTGGGGTGCAATCCTACGGTTTCTTCGTCGAAATTGAAGATCTACTAGTCGAAGGTCTGGTACATGTCAGTTCCTTGAAGGATGACTGGTATGAGTACCGATCGCGGCAGCAGAAGCTAGTAGGTCGGAAGAACCGGAAGCAGTACCGTTTGGGCGATCGCGTGGAAGTCCAAGTGAAAAGCGTTGATTACTATCGCCAGCAAATTGACTTGATTGCTGTCGGTGGTGGTAGCGAAGCATCCGAAGATGACTCCGACGAACCCGGAAGCACTAACGCTGACCTGGGTTACGACGCTGACCCTGGTGCCCGTCATCTTGAAGAGTAAGGCTGAGTTCAAAAACCTGTGTCTAATCCTGTGGCTTCAGCCCTACCTCGGCCTCTGATTCTCGGCGTGTCAGGGGCATCGGGTCTCATTTATGCCGTGCGGGCACTCAAGTTTCTCTTGAGCGCAGATTATGCCATTGAACTGGTAGCCTCTAAAGCTACCTACATGGTTTGGCAAGCCGAGCAAGACATCCGGATGCCAGCCGAACCTTTGCAACAAGAACAGTTCTGGCGGCAGCAAGCGGGGGTTTTAACAGGTGGTCAACTGACTTGTCACTCAGCGGGCGATGTGGGAGCTAACATTGCCAGCGGCTCTTTTCGCACCTTAGGGATGTTGGTGATGCCTTGCAGTATGAGTACTGTCGCCAAATTAGCTGGGGGGTTGAGTTCGGATTTGTTAGAACGAGCTGCTGATGTCCAGCTCAAAGAAGGCCGCAAATTGGTGGTAGTTCCTCGCGAAACTCCCCTAAGCTTAATTCACCTCCGCAACTTGACCACTTTAGCTGAGGCAGGCGCTAGGATTGTCCCAGCTATCCCCGCTTGGTATCACCAGCCTCAAACGATCGAAGATTTAGTGGATTTTGTGGTGGCTCGCGCCCTAGATCAGTTTGAGCTGGATTGCGTACCGCTAAAGCGCTGGGAAGGGCACTGATGCCGCCATCATTGGCTCTAGGCAAGCTATAGGATGTAGGGTATAGGGTGTGTAAGGTCGAGCTGGCAATATTAACAAGTAGAAGACAATTTAGAGCTGAGTGCTGAATAGCATGCCTGTGATCCGCCTCTTACTACTGCTATTGATTTTAGTAGCGTTAGCTGCATTTACCCTGCAAAACTGGGTATCTCAACTGCCGCTGGTGTTTCTCGGCAAGCAGACCTTGCTATTACCCCTCTCAGTCTGGGTTTTAGGCGCGATCGCGGCTGGAGCACTTACGACCCTGCTCCTAACGGGGCTTTTCCAGTTGTCCAACACTTTAGCTGTCAAGAAAATGCGATCGCGGGTCGCTACTGCTTCGCGGCTAGAAACAGAAGCCGCTGCCTCCCGTTCCAGTTGGGATAGCAGCAGTCGCTCAGCTAGCAATCAAACTAGCTACACCAGTCCCACAGCAGATCGCTTTACTGATGAAACAGACTTTGGGGACGAAGAAGAGGAAGCAGATCCAGTAGACCGCTCTGACTACAGTTCCGGCGATCAGCGCGATCGCACAAGCTACGAAGTGCCCCAAGAACCAACCTCTAGTTATCGCTCTGGATCATCCTACTCCTATAGCTACAAAGAGCCAAACACCTCTGGCGTAGGCCGATCTGAATCTGTCTATGATGCTGATTACCGAGTCATTATTCCACCGCCCCAACCGCTGGAAGAGACAGAAGATGACTACGGCTTTGAAGATGAAGATTTTGAGGATGAAACGCCTCGTGATGTTGAACGCCGTGACTGGGCAGAGCGTCCCGACAGGCAAGACCGGGGAGACTCCCAAAACGATGATTGGGGGGATCAAACCTGGCGAGACAAAGGTTGGGGCGATCGCTCAAAGTCTGATTGGTAGCGGCTTATCCCCTATCCCCTATCCACCCATTGACTATTTCTACAGCGGCGAGTTTATATCGGCGGATTGATGTTCGTCCTGCATAAACAAGCAACACTGATGACGTTGCTCTATATGAGGATGTTTATGATTCGAGTTATTCGTCGTTTACAACAAATTCAACTACGCCAAGTTCTCAGTGCTTTTCTAGTCGGAATGACGTTCTTCTTGAGCGCTGCTCTAGGTCAAATCAGCTATATCCCTTCCGCTCAAGCTGCTGCAACTCCTGAAGCCGCTCAATACAACCCAGATGGCAACAGTACTGGAACGGCTAGCGGCATCCAAATTGACACCAAAAATTCCAAAAAGAATCTTCAGGCAAACACTAAAGAAGCAGGTGGCTTCGTCGGCGCGATCAAAGATGCGGCTGAAAACGTAACTGAAAAGCTGAACTTGAATGAGCCTTTGCCTGAGAGCACCAAAGAGTTTTTAGATTCTGTGACGAACGATCCAGCAGAAGCGACACAAAATGGCTTAAAAGATGCAGCCGCTTTCCCTCAAGGTGGCTATAGCCACTAGTTCTAGATAAATTTATCTTTTTCAGCAAGCGATCGCTCTTGGCTTAAGTCCAAGCAAGGCGATCGCTTTTTTTTACCTCTTTAGGGTTAATTTAACCCATGGTTTAAGTTCCTTAACCCACTAGAAACGTTCTAGGGCCCTCGGAAATCACCGATAAGAAATCTGTGTAACCTTCCACAACACCAACCAAGTCACCGGATGTAGTAGAGAGGGTTAAACTACCGTTCACTACTTGCTGAACGTACGCCTCGGGAGAGCCTGCTAACTGGATGTAATCGCTTTGGATGTCAAAGCTTCGGATAAAGGCATAATCACTGTTGCCATTTCCGAGGTATAACTGCACAGGACCAAGTGCGTCCTCCAGTCCAAGAATGTAGGTATTAGATTCGCCACCTCCAATTAGATAATCGATCTCGCCAGTTCCTAAGCT
This DNA window, taken from Trichocoleus sp. FACHB-46, encodes the following:
- a CDS encoding LapA family protein, whose product is MPVIRLLLLLLILVALAAFTLQNWVSQLPLVFLGKQTLLLPLSVWVLGAIAAGALTTLLLTGLFQLSNTLAVKKMRSRVATASRLETEAAASRSSWDSSSRSASNQTSYTSPTADRFTDETDFGDEEEEADPVDRSDYSSGDQRDRTSYEVPQEPTSSYRSGSSYSYSYKEPNTSGVGRSESVYDADYRVIIPPPQPLEETEDDYGFEDEDFEDETPRDVERRDWAERPDRQDRGDSQNDDWGDQTWRDKGWGDRSKSDW
- a CDS encoding ribonuclease R family protein, with product MEFSIAALLANFADDKLIAPKVLEKKLNCQDDAGLRKLQIALDALEKVGILVKERGKYRRVWEEGVVEGKLRCSSKGFCFAIQDEEGAEDIYVRESQLSNAWNGDRVLVRVTKEGSRRRSPEGEVRLILERANSSVLARVKQSEKGYQAVPLDDRLLFELHLKINGVDLEAALDHLVHVEVQRYPLGQQPPLGKVTQVLGSDAQSAADTDIVSCKYDLRREFPPAVLKAAEALPKKLKAADLKHRLDLRDRLALALKADSTQQPVDGCDDALTLEKTEEGNWRLGVHIADVSHYIQAGSPLDIEAQRRGISVYLGDVVLPMLPDAAAQLCCLVPGQDRLAISLLFTVSPEGQVVEYELQPTVLQVDHQLSYQQVQTILERQQPQSESLDSQTAAFVESLPDGVREMVDQLALLSQALKTQRRQRGAFELNLPQTRFHYDDEGALGAVIVSSDLSARAMVVEFMLLANQVVAAHLQALGVPGIYRVHPTPNVGEVQELMKLVSNMGINLRLEQEDTIQPQDYQNFTQQFAESRAEKVLTYLLLSTLKPAVYTTHPRPHFGLALEQGYTHFTSPMRRYPDLLVHRVLQSVFEQGRDRRSTRAKDSVNLRDGSCYGKINWNVLPPELHQDLESHIATIVNNLSEREKVAQEAEDDLEGLKKAGFMKEHTGEIFQGLITGVQSYGFFVEIEDLLVEGLVHVSSLKDDWYEYRSRQQKLVGRKNRKQYRLGDRVEVQVKSVDYYRQQIDLIAVGGGSEASEDDSDEPGSTNADLGYDADPGARHLEE
- a CDS encoding flavin prenyltransferase UbiX; this encodes MSNPVASALPRPLILGVSGASGLIYAVRALKFLLSADYAIELVASKATYMVWQAEQDIRMPAEPLQQEQFWRQQAGVLTGGQLTCHSAGDVGANIASGSFRTLGMLVMPCSMSTVAKLAGGLSSDLLERAADVQLKEGRKLVVVPRETPLSLIHLRNLTTLAEAGARIVPAIPAWYHQPQTIEDLVDFVVARALDQFELDCVPLKRWEGH